In Octopus sinensis unplaced genomic scaffold, ASM634580v1 Contig01712, whole genome shotgun sequence, the DNA window TACGACACTTCACTTGGCTATCAATGAGATCCCCTTCAAAAAGTTTGGGGGTATTTCTGGAATTAACACGATGATAAGTTTTTTGATTTTTAGCAATTACCTTTCTCTTGATTGATGCACTTATTTAATCCCATTCCTCTGTGAAATTGGGAGGAATGTGGCACAAAGAAAATCTTAGGGTCATACCATAAGAAAACCGACAGACCTCCACTATTTTCTTATAGCGGTAAGGTTTTTGCAATCAAGAACGACGTGCGTTACTGTATGTCGTCCGTCATGGCCAGGGGTCAGCAACTTTTTTGTGGCAAAGAGCCACTTTTTACTTAAACAGCAATTAAGCATGATTAAAGAGCCaccatattaaaaatattttgtaaagaaaacatgaaagaaaatttaaacatagaaagtataaaataattaatgcgACGACTGTCCTTGTATCTCATTTGACAGTGGTATTAACTCGGGATTTTTAATTTTACCCAAGAATTAAAACTTTCTTCAGTTAGCTGACTCctcaattttgattttattgaattCATTTCTGATAATGACTTTACGCAATTATATGTTGATTCGTTATAATTCCAAATGAGAATTTTTTTAATCGATAAAATGACTCAGGAAGGCTATTCCATGCATCAAATATTAACAAATCTTgtctttatattttgtgtttcttaacgattatttttatttaattcttactTCAATTATTGAAGAATATTTgttcttttctaattcttataATTCGGTGTAGTTGATTAACTTTTGAGCCCATAATTCCTTACTCTTTAATTCCAGTAATATTATCTTACAATcagaaatttttatttcaaatggtGCAAAATTTAGATCTTCTGTTTTAGCAATAAGAGGAGAAATAACGAACAATAAGgtagatttttcttttcaaaatcatGCAATctgcttcaatttttttatttaattctgaCCTGTTCTGAAATGATTTGTTTATCAATAAAAGAGTTTCTTTAATATAGGAAAACTCGCGTAGAAAAGTGGAGGAACACCAGAAAGCTTGGATCTATACTTGGCGACTCAGGAGATATTACATGTCGGAAAATCTTACTTAGCCAAAATAGCACTCAAAAAATTACAATCGATTTTATTAAGAACGTGCATTAACTAACTAACTTTCTCTTGATTTTGTTAATTTTACAATTAACTTTTACATTCTCAAAtctcaatttatttaatttatacaaaTTTAGATTGAGATGTTCAGCGTTACTTCACTCTGATATTGATAATTGCGAAAAATGTAATTCAATGCGGCACATGGTCGAAAACAATTTCCGCTTCCAACCTCGGTATTTAATTGACGTCGAGCATAGAAAGAGACCCAAGCGATCGTAATCTTTACAATTGCTTTATTAAAACTAAACTTGAGTTACATCAAAACATTATTTTAACAAAGTAATATGGATTTATTTAATGAACATCCGCAACAATCCATTTGACGACATAAACTAAGGAATATGTCTTTGTCAAGGAAATTAATGATCACTCTGATTAGTAATTAAGGATAATTTAATAATTCTGGTGGCGTACACAGATCTCACAATCTCCCTAATTCTTAATTTACTATCCTCCACTGTGAGTATTACATTTTGACATCAGACAAGTCAAATtcgaatataaattttattatttgaataaattattaaataattgtaCGACTCGGAAAGCAGCACAGATGGGTGGCCTTCACAAATTCTCTACGAAGACATGACCAATGCATTCATCCTTCTCCCCCTGTCGAAGAGGACGACTGGAACATCCCCTCAATCCACCTCACCAACATCACCCTTCAATCACACCCAGTCGGACTCCTCCGTCTGTCCATCAACCCTATTTCCGCTACCGTGGAAGGGACGAGTGATACCCCTCCACTTGCAGAGGACACTGTCCTTCTCCCCCACAAAGACACTCCTCTACGTTAAAGAAATATTCGGCCTTGTTGAAAAGCCCTCCTATGTGGTCGGTCTGTGTGAGGAAGCTCTCGATCTGATTTCCCGTGGAATAGTTCTCAACAACACACAAGTGTTCTGTGTCCCCCAAGACCCCACACTCACTCAATTTGTCTTCAATGTCGACTCCCTTAAACAGTCTCTTCTTGGAGGTCTATTTTAGAACACGTGGTTTTGACGCTTCTTGGATTGGGAACACTTAACCACCTCCAGGTTGTTTTATTTAGTCTTATTTCTAGCACTTGGACTACTCTGACGACGAACAGGAGAAGTGTGCCCGACTCGAGTCTAAACTGGGAGTCAAAAATGAGGAGGCTATACGAATTCGCCAACAAAGGAAACAGAGATTGATCAATCGAAGAAAACCCCCCACTATGGGAATGTGGCCTCCTCCTTGGCGATATCCGCCACGATCTGCCTACCCTTACTATCCTTTCTACCCACCATTttgatttacattattttataaaaGATTAAGACACAGTTGAAATGATCCTACTTTGTCTGATATTTGGAGTATTTCTCTCTCCGTAGGAATAAACTATTAAATCACCTCAGCCTGTATAAAACTCATTTCTAAATAATTTTCCGAAAGACAAAAATACTCAAACACTCATTCCATTTAAGAAGTTGTACGTGGTCTTCCTATAGTCTTGTAAGAAACCAATTCTCTATCTATTAtacaaggtttttatttttctttatttgtcattgtagtctatgaatacgtttatgttattattaattcTACTATTCCCACGAGTAGAAATAGTCTATGAATACGTTTATATTCTATCGACATGTCCACAAAATCTTAGAGAGGATGTTGAAAAAATGGCATAAGCGGAATGCACAAGTTGCGGGGAAAGCGATATGtgttaataataaattaagtaaataagtCCACAAAATAAATCAAAGGATAACAGTATTAGTAAAACTAACCCATTAAACCAAGAAGAGAGTCAATATGTTTTATTTCCATGCAGTATACCGCAAGTACTGTTTCTCGGATGGCAGAACTATTGTTCTAATAGCAGTAAAGCGGTTTATGGCTTCTTCATCACTCAGAGAAGGAATAATAATACAATCGTCACCTTGCTACAAATATACTAAAGTAATTGTCAACCTTCCAATTAACTGGGGTGGCTAAGGCATGAACATCAGTCATAATGACAGAATCAATCACTCGTAAGAGctcactaaaatattaaaactacaTAAACCTAACATTCCTTCCAGTAGTAGCCGGATAGAGAATACTAAGTCTCATGTTCATATTTTTATCAATCAAATAAACCTAAAGATTAGTAAAACcaagtaaaaataatttaatataccgCACGTGCCGGGAGAGTATTATTATCTGGGCCAATTTCTCGAGGGTCCAGCATCCCCAACTGGGTGACAATTTTTCTTTTGGAATCGTCTATTATAGGAAATGGCAAACTCTCTGTTGTTATATTTCCATGTAGAAGAATGTCCTAATTAtttgcagtggaatttgaatgtaCTTTAATCCATTCTCGGTGGCTCTCCACGGTATCACAGGACAGGCCAATTAGTTTGACATTTCTTTGTTCAAATTGAATTGACCTTTTTGCTAGTTCAGCCAATTCGGTCGTACAGACCGGAGTAAAATCTCGTGGATGTGAGAAAAATAAACACcaactatatttatgtataaaagtatTACCTTGATCCAATAAAACTGTAAAGATCAAAATCACCCATTGTGGTCTGCAGTTGAAAATTTGGGAACTTGTCGGACAGACGTAGCATTAATAAATTTAACTATTTGTTCTAAATAAAAATTGtcacattttaaatataaaaaaattatttcgaatatttaacaatttaaaaaaatgcttCAGTTTATAAAAGTATTGAGCCTTTGGACTAAACAATGGGCAGTATTCCacattttcccttttttcccATATAAATTATAAAGCAATGATATATCAAAAACTAAGGTTTACACGATTCCTtctgagaaggagaaggaaatgtTAAAATTGAGGGTGTTAttcaaaaaattataattattataaaatcaaataaattaatattttataacgtggttttttttggttttataacATCTTTCATACCAATGATAGTTTACAGTAATGATGGCATACGTTTCAATTGAGTTTATTAAGTTACTGATTAATATCAGTTAGTTATCGATATAAAACTACATTTTTAACCTATGATGACTAACGATGGTCTacttatgataatgatgacctgTAATATGACTGAGGCTATATTGAGTTAGAGCActttttaagtaatttaattaatcTGTTTATGTTTCCAATGGTATTATATTTACTTAAGCAACTTTGAGCGACTTTGAGCTGACCCCCAGGCTCTTTATAAATTCGTGAATAACTTACTTCCTGAATCATACCTAATAAatctatttattaaaaaaaaattcaattgtaTATATGCTCCTCTTATCTACAACTAAATTCATTTTGGATGACCTGATCGGATAACCATCTTCCCTGTTAAGTGTGGAAAGTCCTTTGTGTGTGACGCGACATCCCTAGACAACTACGCCCCTACTTTTCTAAATTTCTAATCAGTGAGTTCTGGGTAGGTTTCTACTGTCGTGTAAAATATGTATCTTTTAATAGTGGCATTGGCAAGTCTCCACTTGTAGTTTTGTCAGAAATTGGGGAATGGATCTTTATTAAGGCGAGACCAGCTGGTTATTCCGAGGAATTTTATTTGCCATCTACCAAAACACTTTTAAGCAATCTTTTATCTTCTAATTAATATAACCgataatttctatttttaagtTTATTGATATGTAAAACGTATCAAATAACTAATTTATTAATTAGCCTTATAAAGACAAGTGTATATCCTAATTTATTTGGCATAAATGAAACTACAATCAGGAATAAATAAGCGGAATGTCATTAAAGAACATTACTGGAGCAGTTTTGAGTAAATCATGTGCATGTAGATAGCAACTCGAAGCCTTCTCATAATCACCGGTCGATTCGAGGACCTTTCCAAGTAATCCCCTATTAAGTACTGCTAAAATAATGAAAACCAGGATCTATGCTCAAAAGGATCCACCTTAATGGCCTCCCTAAGATAGTTTTCTGATTCTGAAAAAAGTTCAATTTCATAATATGGCAAaccctaaaattaaaaaaatatataaccagtTCATAAAGAATGTCAAAATTCCTTGGATCAACTGCGCTCAACGTTAGAAACCACTCGAGAGCCAAATCGTTCATTTTTGTAGCACGCAAAAatttaactttctttaaaatatttttatcgctaatttaccataatttgtaGATTTAAAGAGTTTGGAGATATATTATGTGCTTCAATTAAACATAGCTTCACATCTTCGAGCTTATCCAGTCCAAGAAAAATTTCAGcttcaattttaaaaaacaatttaccagTTCGTAACCAAATTTTGAATTCGTCAGGATCAGACTTACACCATTCTCTGTTATTGCAATAACAATTCGCCACATTTAAAAAATCGTCCAAATTTAAATCGAGGTTTGTTTCTTTGCATGTGTTtccattttcttgttctgtaacAAATTCCGACTTTCCCGGACTATTTTTCTCAAATTCAGAAAAGTTACATTTTGGTCAACATTTTACCACACGTTTGCAAAGCCGAACTAAAATCACCCAACTCGGACTCGATGCAACTCTTGATCAGGAAAAAGCTTAAATAAACGTCAAATTGAGTTCTACTTTGATGAGGACGGATATTGCATTAAAGAACTCTCCACACATTGGATGGCTGCTCCATAGTCTTTAGAAGCAGTAAAGAGCAACACCAAAAGAGTCAAAGTAGTCTCTTTATGCCAATTAAGTCTGATAGCTAATTTGCAATAATGAAGAGCTCTATCAATCCTCCTTTCTAGGGCGTAGTAAAGTGACAGGTGAAATGCAGGAAGATAGTCACGTGGGTCAGCTTCATAAGACCTAGAGGAAATCAGAATACCGGATTTGTACCTGTTCAAAAAATCTAACGCAGCGGATAGGTGAGTAGAAGATTGAGAAAAAATTTCCTGTCTTCTGGAAATCAGAACGTGATAGAGACCACAATAAAGTAAGGCACGAGAATGAAAAGGAGAAGAACCGTCACACAGATCTAATAGTTGTTTAGTATAATCCTCAAGTTTTTGGTCAATCGGCTATATTtatgtattgaaattatttacCAATGGACAATGTGGGtcaaaatgtatacaaataatgtgtgtaagagtatcgATGTCTCCGGGGACAAGAGAATTACAAACTTTGAGAAAATGATAACATTGTTTGTactaatcaataaaaaataaatgtttacttttttttcttgggCCAGTGTAAATGCAAATTGCCGTAAGGGATAAAAATCCACGAGACAGTATTTAAGAATGTCCCACAATGCCTGAAATAAACTGAGAACAAAAAACTGAATTGAGTCTACAGGGAGACGATAACTGCCCGAACAGTAGACAATAATAATTCGCCAATTTGACAGTTTTGGGGGATATTTCAATCTGGGAATCGGCAAGCTGTAAATTTAGACAAAAATATGTTCACCAGTAATGGTTTCATTAATTTTTGATAGACGCTTATCAAATAGCAAAGTTCCTCTTCCCGATTTAAATCAAGGAGACTAAAAACCTGTAATAAAAGCATAAATACGTGGATTGGGATAGATTTGTGTCCCCCAACTCAGAAATAGACTCGGAAACAGATTCGTAGTTATCAGATGTGGTCtcatgaaataaaaaatcaaagtATCGTTCAATTATACTCTGTTATGTTAATTCATCCAACTTTACCTTGTAAAAATTGGTCGATTTCTCAATGTTGTCTACAACTAGCAAATCTCTGAAAGCTCTTATGGCTTGTTTGGAACAGAGGGACTTGGAAGCGATTAACAAAACGCATCCAGGAGAGGGTGGGACAAGCGAGATAACTTTACTCACGTTATTTTGCGGtgtgcttattaataataataaggaagcaAACAAAAATCAATTCTTAAAATTAGTGTAAACGCACTTTGCACGTTTTTGTTGTGGTGcactttttctgtttatttgctATTCAATTATCTGTTGTTTCTATCTAATATTTCTGATCTATCTAATCCTTTCCTATCCATCTaatctttctttgtctatttttttctatCCATTATTCGTTCTGTTCTCATTCCTCCATATGGTGGTCTCTCATCCCACTCTTAATCCCGTTTCTTCCTGCTCAATCTGCAACATGGTTAACAAAAGAAAGAACGGCCGTCCCTGCTCATCGTGTTATctgttctttcatctttcttaTGTCTCCCTTTCCCGCCGCACTTTGGAACGTATTCCATCTTGGGTCTGTCCCGCCTGTCTTTCCGGCACCCCATCATTTTCATCCCCCATCAGCCACTGCCACTCTCGGCTCATCAAACAAACGTCGGCCACTTTGATGTTCCGGATCTTCCTGAGCAAATGATTAAAACAGAGAGATAACAAGGAAAGGACAGCAATTATTAATTTCCGTGACTTTCGTTGAACGGAAGTCTACAAAATAATCAGACAATATTGGAATGTATTAGACGTTGTTGACAATCAAACGAGTCTGCCAACCCAACACTCCCAACATTGCTCAGGAAAGAAAGGACATGTTCTACCACTCAGTGAATACATTTCGACAACCAGAAATGCCGATTTGTGTGGTTTCGATTGTTTTTTGGTGGCTGCGAAGAGAGCACTTCAAACTGCTGATTAAATTAAGCGAATCGGCGTGTTGGACAGTCAGACCCTCCAAACGAAAGTCGAGTTGTGCATTTTCACAGCTTGTAGGTCAAGTCGAGACCGTTCTTTGTGGTCCTCGACTGAACAGGAATGTCTACTGGATGTGTGGACGTGCTGGGCTAGTAGACTGCACATGTCCCGGGCTTTGTTGACTCTGGGAATTATCACTCGACCCGACCTATCCTCCATTCTTTCAAATTGCTCAGTGTTTATTGACATTTTTGTTTCTAAGGATTCATTTCTGGCCTAAGAAGATGCTTCAAGTGAGAATAACCTTGTAGTCTCTCTTTCAATTGCTCGTTTTGCTTGACGTAGCAGTTTATTTCCATGTCCTATGGCTGATTAAAGTCGATTCGAACTTTGTTGTTCAATTCTAGCAAGGGCTGTTGTCTTTCCTTAGTCAACTTTTCTCCATCCTTTAACAACTTTTCACAAATCTGCTTTATTTTATTGCAGTTCAAATTTTCTTGGAGCATcaaaagaaacacaacaaaatattttgacggTTAAAAGGCGGCAAAAATCAAACACTTTCtgacattttattgtttaaaataaacatatatttaacaaaactaaaaaacatataaactaaattaattaaaaaagtttAATTTCGAAAAATAAGGGAGTTGATTACAACTGTAGACTGGGAATGTTAGTAAGCAAATTAAACCAGAACTGGGGAATGGTGAACATATTTTCCCATTTCCGTGACAGTGGTGGAGTGCATAGGCAGTGCACAGTCCGTCCACCTAAATGAGTAGTTTCCCCCTCAATTTGAATTTCCATCAATTTATCAATTGGACTGACATAAATTGTCCCCGTGGGCACTGAGGATACTGTCCAGGAAAGAGATAAAAGTTGGTCAAGTCAGAGGGAAGGACATATTTGTTGAGTGAGTAAGGACAGTATCACATTCCACTCCTCGATTTGAGTAATGGACACTCCATACCCCCCAGATTTATCATCGACTGTCACGAAGGGGAGTCTGTCTGAGAAAAGTCACGGAAAATGTACTCAGGTAAGTTAGTGCGCTCTCCAGGAGTGATTCACTAGACTGCATGTCGTTCGGTTTTCCCCGACAGgatgttttccatttttattgaTTTAGAACATTCTGGAAGGCGACCAACTTCCCTCCATTTCCCAACTCAAGACTGACCCAACATTCGTGGTGGAGGTAATCCACAACCAGCAGTTCCCCATCCTCCACTTGCTGGTCGAGTATGGCTTCACTACGTCTGGTCGGTCTCTGGGTACTCCTTCAGGCATATTCCAGTCTCGGGGGCCACTGCTCTTATTGCTGCGGGCCAGTTCTACGAGATCACTGTTGGCCAAGGACTCGGATCCGAACGAATTCGACTTGCACTACTCCCCTCATGTACGCAGTCAGGGAGAACGACACAGCACTCGTCCGACTACTCCTCCGATATGGAGCCTCCACCACAGTGCCTCCCAAGCCGGAAAAGTCGTCGGAGAGTGGGTGGTCAGTTGTAGTCTCGCCGTGTGTTTGCAAGTGTGGGGCAGTGCAGAAGGGGACACCCATTCACGTATGCCCTCTCTCCATTGATAGGAGGACGCCTATGAGAATCCATCATTCTTAGTATTCGTGAAAAGAACGTCGAGTTGCTTAAATTATTGATGGAGTACAGGCAATACATTCTCCACAGTGTTGTTAATGACTATAGTGCTCTCATTGAGGCAGTCAAGTACCGGTCGGATCAGATCATCGACGTGCTGTTGGAGATGCCTGGTTGTCCACCCAGACTGACTGTGTTTAGATGTGGTCAGTGGAATTAATGATGTCTGTGGGTCTGGCCTAAAGACGGCTCTGTCCATAGCGTGCAAACACGGGCATTCAGACATTGCAGAACGACTTATAGGACTGGAGGCGAATGTGGAGTTGGGTGGACGGACTGCCCTGATGGAAGCATGCCGAGACAGTCACTCTACTGTTGGACAATGGGGCTAATCCTTGTGCCCAGACACACCTATCTACGGTCATGTTTGCTGCGGAAACTGATTCCGTGTTGGTCATGTCCACTTCCATGCAGCGCTTGACTCTCGAGACCGGTATATCTCGTATATTTGTGGCTTAAAGTCTGGCAGGTCAGCACAGGACATACAGGTCGTGCTTTCCCCGATCACCAAGTCCAACTCAGTGCATGTCCTCAGTCTATACCTTCCCAACAAACCACAACTGAGAATAGACGTCAAAGTACAGTTTTGCGAGACAACTGGCATCGACGGCCTCCTGGAAGTATTGGTGAACTGATGTGCAGATGAGAGTGTTGATGTAGTCGTGTCCTCCGCACTGATTCCCGCAAATGAAGCAGCAATCAGTCTCCAACACGATTGGGGACCCGACGTATCAGACATTCCTAAATTGGAGGTCGAATGGCTCCTCTTTCatcatttgttgttttgttaaaaTCCCTGCCTGTCGCACATGTCGCTATTACTTGGCCAACTTATTTCGATTACTCGCAAGTTAAGTGATTTTGATATTATTCTAATAATTAAACTAAATTGATTTCTGTCTTGGTCGTCTATCTCCAGTCCAGATTCGGAGATATTCGGTTTCCATGTCAGGCATAGAAACAGATAGAAAATTTGTTTTTACCTACTTGCATGCTCTTCATTGTCATCCCAATCACAACCGATTATGTCTTAATCATTTTCTATTTTGAGACAATTCCGTCCCATCAAGACAGGATCTCATTTTTGAACTATTCCCTGTTCAACTAATGTTGATAATTCTCGTCTTTTAGAGATATtctgttattttcagttttaattgtCGTGCCTGAGTGCGTTGTGCTTCTTGGTCTTCCTAATTGTGTCGTGTGAAATTATAACTTGTGAGCATTCTGCCACATTTTGTAGTAAGATGGTCAGCTGTTCTCTTTGTTGATTTACAATGATCGAATAACAATTTCAGTCTAGCGTAAATACAGCATTCCTCAGTTAAAAAAAAGCTATTTCCCTGTATTAGTGACCCTCCAGATTCAAATTTACGTCCGTATTTTCTAGACTCTTAATTGTcggtttattttcatttacttctAGCAGATCTCCTTCTGTTCTTTGGACGCCCATCTCTTTGCATTGCCAATGTTTCAATAGACAAATCGACAATATAGAATTGCTTTGCTAATTGGGGAGTTGTCTTCTTACTTGATTCACGATGATGGTATTCACTGCAGGCACACTCAGGCACTTGAATAGCACAGAATGGGTTGACTTGTCGTTGATTCGTTCTAGtaaaaatttctttgtatttctttggCAGTTTCGAGGTTTACCCAAAGGAATCCTTAATTCCGAACGACATGTTCTACCATCGTGGATTCACGGCATAATCCAGAATTAGACTTTGGccacattcacattcacattgTATTGGATATGGCTGTATTCGAGAGGGCTCTGTTGGGGTGATTGGAAATGTTTACACAAACTGTTTTTTGGATTGTCTTAGCATTTGCCTGTGATATTCTCCTCTAGTTGAgatcatatataaaaacattaatttattGTCGAGAAATTAACTGTGTAATAACAGAAATTAGAGAAATACAAGCATAAGTAAAAACAGGCCAATCTGACACTCTGGAAAGGGAATTGTGAATTGTATCATATAAAGTACGAGGGTTACTTTCCAGCACATTGCTATCCGTTCTTCGAAACAGTCGAAATGTACACCACTCGATTCCTTCATAACTTCCCgctataattcaaatactttatttacaaacactttgaacaaattaattatcacATATAAAATAAACTCGTCGACACTAATTTGTAATCCTCTGCACAGTGTCAAAAAAATCTTAATAATTATCTCAAAAAAACACGATAGGAAATTTTCAGAATTGttcattaattttcttatttttgaacAAATTTAACCACTTTTAAATTcatgtttaaaattaatattaaatttagttaatttcaaataaaaatatatttcagcgtgtttgttgtgttttgtaTTCCTAATTCTCTAGGCCAATAATAACAGCACATGCCtaaattttcagattttaattTTGATCTCCGAATATTAAAAGTGTCAAAATTGGTTGTTGTATTGACAGGGAATAGAAGATCTCGGATGGGCCGAACCATCCCCAATCCAAGAAAAGATAATTTCGGCGATATCGTGTTTTAGCGTCTTAAAATCATAAGGGACCAATTTTGATTAGAAATcgcaaataaattaatattattatactattttttaaaaattattataattaaatttatatgtacaaTACTGTGGCAaccctaaattaaaatttttttaaaactacattttttttttaaaactacatttttttgatttaaatcagatttttttGAATTAAATGATCTTTATTTCAAAACGACCCTTTCCACCTGGCTTATCAGAGAACCTCTCTCTTTGTACATAAACACTGAAAAACGGCCACGCAGAACGATCTATCGTAGTTCCTTATGTCCACCGGGATCACTTAACTAGTTTGCATTacgctttctttctttgtggtcttcgggttaataaataaaaaaatatttcaaagcgaactaaaataaaaaacaaaaacaatggaaatcgtttttatttatttaaaagcttgTAAATGGAAACAAGTTTGGCTGCTTTTTCGATCCCCAGCCTATTGCGTACATTTGAATGTAGAAATCCGAATGTTGAAAAGATTCTTTCTATTCCACCTGTCGAAG includes these proteins:
- the LOC118760914 gene encoding LOW QUALITY PROTEIN: peroxiredoxin-6-like (The sequence of the model RefSeq protein was modified relative to this genomic sequence to represent the inferred CDS: substituted 2 bases at 2 genomic stop codons); the encoded protein is MSDTSGPQSCWRLIAASFAGISAEDTTTSTLSSAHQFTNTSRRPSMPVVSQNCTLTSILSCGLLGREWCKSDPDEFKIWLRTGKLFFKIEAEIFLGLDKLEDVKLCLIEAHNISPNSLNLQIMKESFLLDQGNTFIHKYSWCLFFSHPRDFTPVCTTELAELAKRSIQFEQRNVKLIGLSCDTVESHREWIKDILLHGNITTESLPFPIIDDSKRKIVTQLGMLDPREIGPDNNTLPARAVYLIDKNMNMRLSILYPATTGRNVRFMXFXYFSELLRVIDSVIMTDVHALATPVNWKVDNYFSIFVAR